Part of the Zea mays cultivar B73 chromosome 4, Zm-B73-REFERENCE-NAM-5.0, whole genome shotgun sequence genome is shown below.
ATCAAATTAGAGTACCGAGAATGCATTTCAGTGGGAACAGAAGGCAATTAGCAGGCCCATTTTCTCAGCCAAGACCACACAACAAGTTGGATAGCGATATACATCAGATTGAGCAACAGGCATATACTGGTGTTCTTAGAGCATTCAAAATGCAATCGGATGCCCTGACATGGGTAATTTCATCAATGGAAAATTACTGGTGACTACTGTGGCATATTATATTCCTTACCGAAATTTTTTAACAAAGGTCTTGTGCAGGAAAAAGAAAGTCTAATTACTGAACTAAGAAGAGAGTTGAAAGTCTCTGATGTGGAACACAGGATGCTATTAAACATGGTCAATGAAGAGGAGGCTATCCATAGAATAAGGTACCGGGTAGGCCTGTATAAAGGTTAAAGCATTTGCATTCATTGAGGTGAACAAATTGATAACTTCAATAATGATTCCATGATCTTTAAAGTGTGCTTTGTATTTTCTAAACTTCTGTAGGCAGTCAAGGCAGGGATGTGGAATGCAATCTAGCTTGCCTTATAATAGCGTAGTTGATCACAACCTTGGACCTATCAAGCGGCAGAAGAAATCACATCCCATCTATTCACTCCCTGTGGATCCCCATTCACCCAGCATGCCTTTGAAAGCATTGGTGGACAACAAGATATATACAGTAGGTTTGGAGTATTCCTGATCCTGCTTTTTGTTCACCATCAAGAGTGTGCTTATAGTTCTTAATAGTTGACCTCCTGTCAAGCGCGAAAAACATGCCAGTTGCAAACAAATTATGTTCAAGTGGCACACGCACATACACAAATTGAACCAAGATGAAAAATTAATCTTTTGAAAAATAGGCAAGCCAGGAAAGGTAATATGAAAGCATGTTGTGGCATCCTTTTTCATTGGCGATGTTTTGTTGACGAGGAGCCAGAATTCTCTAGCGTCTGATATTTTGCTTGATCAATTACATTTTTAGTGAATGCTTGATCAAGCATTGCCCTAACCTAGCGTCTGATATTTTGCTTAATGAGTTGGGTTCAAcgcccattttattgtttcaaaatctTAATCATCATTGAACACTCATGTGTAGTTAGTGTAGCATGCTTTGTGTCGCACTGGCAGTTAAAAAGTTCCCCACCCCCCACCGCACCCCGACAGCTGGCACCTGAAAACATAAGACGGGGATCTGCCTATCAAACCCTTCCACATCAGGGTGGTTGGCTGGCATCTGATGGTGCTACGAAAGGTATGGATGGGAGAAGCGGAAGGTATCACACGAACGAGTATTATGCTTCACATAATGACATGGGGCTTTTGAACTTCAATCGTACTGACATACCTGATACTGAAACTCTTGTGAAAAAGGTACATATTTCTCAGTTTGGTGAAATTGAATGGAAGATTGTTATTTCAATGCCTTCTGTGTTGTCAACAGGTGGAGAGGGTATTATCCCGGCCAGATGTGTATGCAATTGAAAGGGCAAAGGAACTGCTTATAGTAAGTTGGTTTTCTCTATTCCCTCTAGTAGTTCCTAAGAGAATCTGAACTGGGGAAGCTACCGTCCGTTCCTTCTTGAAAAGCTGATGCATATTATTATCATTGCAGGGCCAAGAGCAGTCATTGCTTGATGCAATTGCCAAACTTGATGAAGCATCTGACCATGAAAGCGGTAAGTTGCCATGGATTGCTAGATTTCATGAATGCTCTATTTAAATGAATAGTTGTTCTCTGGACAGTGTAAATAGATATGGTGAAGTACCAAAACTTTATTACTGCATTATTTCCCTTCAACATAGCGACATATTTCCATGCGATAGGAGGTTTCATGTGATGTTTCGTGTACTGTAGTAGTTGTCTGGTTTCTGGTACGTAGTCCAGCAACATATTGTTTTGAATGCATGCTGA
Proteins encoded:
- the LOC100274024 gene encoding ENT domain containing protein: MEHRAFDCSGSDDDLPPTYQIRVPRMHFSGNRRQLAGPFSQPRPHNKLDSDIHQIEQQAYTGVLRAFKMQSDALTWEKESLITELRRELKVSDVEHRMLLNMVNEEEAIHRIRQSRQGCGMQSSLPYNSVVDHNLGPIKRQKKSHPIYSLPVDPHSPSMPLKALVDNKIYTLAPENIRRGSAYQTLPHQGGWLASDGATKGMDGRSGRYHTNEYYASHNDMGLLNFNRTDIPDTETLVKKVERVLSRPDVYAIERAKELLIGQEQSLLDAIAKLDEASDHESDDTLVGSWIHAAIG
- the LOC100274024 gene encoding ENT domain containing protein isoform X1, with translation MEHRAFDCSGSDDDLPPTYQIRVPRMHFSGNRRQLAGPFSQPRPHNKLDSDIHQIEQQAYTGVLRAFKMQSDALTWEKESLITELRRELKVSDVEHRMLLNMVNEEEAIHRIRQSRQGCGMQSSLPYNSVVDHNLGPIKRQKKSHPIYSLPVDPHSPSMPLKALVDNKIYTLKSSPPPTAPRQLAPENIRRGSAYQTLPHQGGWLASDGATKGMDGRSGRYHTNEYYASHNDMGLLNFNRTDIPDTETLVKKVERVLSRPDVYAIERAKELLIGQEQSLLDAIAKLDEASDHESDDTLVGSWIHAAIG